Proteins encoded by one window of Rutidosis leptorrhynchoides isolate AG116_Rl617_1_P2 chromosome 7, CSIRO_AGI_Rlap_v1, whole genome shotgun sequence:
- the LOC139859465 gene encoding zinc finger CCCH domain-containing protein 44-like, producing the protein MAESQNSVAEGQISDASQPIGDCLNKVGAPVDVIETAVAGDGEVTVELGTEEVKRKRGRPSRGQVYLNPNPNPNPNPKLKARAAKREAVVPEEDEDVCFICFDGGSLVLCDHRGCPKAYHPACIKRDEAFFESAAKWECGWHICSICQKTAHHMCYTCTYSLCRGCIKKADYVCVRGDKGFCTICMKMIMLIENNGQSEDGKVQVDFDDKLSWEYLFKVYWVYTKGKLSLTPNELTEAKHSWKEASTISSVLPLSNVHNNTANDLRSVTSPISVNSSEENESKRRKIDDQVKIENETVNTEKLENDNVEGDIVVGCNNWATKELLDFVGHMKNGDTSVLSRVDVKALLKQYVIRNNLRDPEKKNQIICDSMLMSLFKRPRVGHVQMSKLLEGHLFVKEDLPKTWVKRMTAHDDDDWTGDSVVKVSKVKKRRNCTAKGDETAHAVQNKLDDFAAVNVYNMNLIYLRRDLMVQLLDDIENFHEKVIGSVVRIKILGSDLQHDMYRLVQVVGTSKVDVPYKIDNISTDVMLEVLNLDKKEIISVNAVSDKDFSEEECRRLQRSIRCGLVQHFTVGEIQEKAVALQSLKLNDWTEKETLRLTRLRDVACEKGHKKRYRECVEKLKLLKKPDELERRLQQIPLVHSDPKMNPHYESDDTEEYFNKEHGVHTGSEYSSVTIKKSRSPKRRAARLNDADSKLQKDEKPTTEIIADHPTIEDRSTEVTDEPNVEKQESGLTLEKTQQEIGCNDSTITKLDQQPTISSSVSNDTPETVTSSHSDVGWHYLDPNGKVQGPFSLVQLQRWSTTGYFPIDMRIWTSDKDNSLLLNDVLKQQFPEYYVSNETIVTPSNKTENHFEGPSVSGAIESSTVDAVNHEKLSDSQQNLSANNEMNCNPPCVESTVQICSSSTPCNMDASTSSKDAALVSLPGPTPKMVNEDEKMPSLLDSEVFVHDSGNPSSWSTASSLVVGGPTLSVKREEWVDSGIVSASSLPLQVTADHVATPTSNIDIDININSSQPTTCDEFTTWQGVSEMIEFSTLAEESVSDLLAEVDAMESQYGLPSPTSRRNSFVDDLFGSFDEFSPTPDQGTRSDGFSSSGDVQQLPCKSNTTDEHLVGSNVFDFMKMSNGLQQQSFIIPEIRGHGHSQGQTICIPQTTNTDNTGFNWPEMAQGMIDINSSAKAEGDEGEFELNANDVQVKVKMGNGTHIQPIASHVLSGEQPMQEPKTTFGAKLVNRVAQIKGTANHKRTKDTEFLQPEPIQPHPPSLTLGLDPFDPSDLESETMQGKFNHTGRHRQGRSSNSPRDKSNQLNESGHSRISRSSWNRQSSLGNNGSKGQRVCKLYESGRCKKGSSCKNLHSLA; encoded by the exons ATGGCGGAAAGTCAAAATTCGGTAGCTGAAGGTCAAATTTCTGATGCTAGTCAACCGATTGGCGATTGTTTGAATAAGGTCGGTGCTCCGGTTGATGTGATTGAGACTGCCGTCGCCGGCGATGGAGAAGTGACGGTGGAGTTAGGTACGGAAGAGGTGAAGAGAAAGCGAGGGCGGCCGTCTAGAGGTCAGGTGTATTTGAAtccgaacccgaacccgaacccgaacccgaaacTGAAAGCTAGGGCAGCTAAAAGGGAAGCTGTGGTGCCGGAAGAAGATGAAGATGTTTGTTTCATTTGTTTTGACGGTGGTAGTCTAGTGTTGTGCGATCACCG GGGCTGTCCGAAGGCGTATCATCCAGCTTGTATTAAACGAGATGAAGCTTTCTTCGAATCCGCAGCTAAATGGGAATGTG GTTGGCATATATGTAGTATATGCCAGAAGACAGCACATCATATGTGCTATACTTGTACATATTCATTGTGCAGAGGTTGCATAAAGAAGGCTGATTATGTATGTGTTAGAGGTGATAAAGGCTTTTGCACTATATGCATGAAAATGATCATGTTAATTGAGAATAATGGTCAGAGCGAGGATGGAAAG GTTCAAGTTGATTTTGATGATAAACTTAGTTGGGAGTATCTATTTAAGGTATATTGGGTTTACACAAAAGGAAAATTATCATTAACCCCGAATGAGCTTACAGAAGCTAAACATTCCTGGAAAGAAGCTAGTACAATATCATCCGTTCTTCCATTAAGCAATGTACATAATAATACAGCCAATGATTTGAGGAGTGTGACATCACCAATATCCGTTAATAGTTCAGAGGAAAATGAATCTAAACGAAGAAAGATAGATGATCAGGTCAAAATTGAAAATGAAACTGTAAATACGGAAAAATTGGAAAATGACAATGTTGAAGGTGATATTGTGGTTGGATGCAATAACTGGGCAACCAAAGAGCTATTGGATTTTGTTGGTCATATGAAGAATGGGGACACGTCTGTATTATCTCGGGTTGATGTGAAGGCACTTTTAAAGCAGTACGTAATTAGAAATAATCTTCGTGATCCAGAAAAGAAAAATCAGATCATTTGTGATTCAATGTTAATGAGTCTCTTTAAAAGACCACGTGTTGGTCATGTACAAATGTCAAAGCTTCTAGAAGGTCATTTGTTTGTAAAAGAAGACTTACCAAAGACATGGGTCAAACGTATGACtgcacatgatgatgatgattggacAGGTGACAGTGTTGTAAAGGTATCTAAAGTTAAGAAACGGAGAAATTGTACTGCTAAGGGTGATGAAACAGCACATGCAGTACAGAACAAATTGGATGATTTTGCTGCGGTTAATGTTTACAATATGAATTTGATATACTTGCGGCGCGATTTGATGGTACAACTTTTAGATGATATTGAAAATTTTCACGAAAAGGTGATTGGGTCAGTTGTTAGGATAAAAATATTGGGTAGTGATTTGCAGCATGATATGTATAGACTTGTACAAGTTGTAG GTACGAGTAAGGTGGATGTACCTTATAAGATTGACAACATTTCAACAGATGTTATGCTGGAAGTGTTAAATTTAGACAAGAAGGAGATTATATCAGTTAATGCTGTTTCGGATAAAGACTTCTCAGAG GAAGAATGCAGGCGTCTACAACGAAGTATAAGATGTGGGCTTGTACAACACTTTACTGTT GGTGAAATTCAAGAAAAGGCTGTGGCCCTGCAATCACTCAAGCTAAATGAT TGGACGGAAAAGGAGACATTGCGGCTCACTCGTCTTCGAGACGTAGCATGTGAGAAAGGGCATAAGAAAAG GTATAGAGAATGTGTGGAAAAACTCAAACTTCTGAAGAAACCTGACGAGCTAGAACGCAGATTACAACAGATCCCGTTGGTTCATTCTGATCCAAAAATGAATCCACATTATGAATCAGATGATACCGAGGAGTATTTCAACAAGGAACACG GAGTTCACACGGGGTCAGAATATTCCAGTGTCACCATTAAGAAATCACGTTCACCTAAAAGAAGGGCAGCACGATTAAATGATGCTGATAGCAAATTACAAAAAGATGAAAAGCCCACAACTGAAATCATTGCGGATCATCCAACTATTGAAGACAGATCTACCGAAGTTACCGATGAACCAAACGTTGAAAAACAAGAATCGGGTCTAACTTTGGAGAAAACGCAACAGGAGATTGGTTGTAATGATTCCACAATCACCAAATTGGATCAGCAACCCACAATAAGCTCGTCTGTATCCAACGATACACCCGAAACAGTAACTTCATCACACAGTGATGTAGGGTGGCATTATCTGGATCCGAACGGAAAAGTTCAAGGGCCGTTTTCTCTGGTTCAGCTTCAAAGGTGGAGTACAACTGGATACTTCCCTATCGATATGAGAATATGGACAAGCGACAAGGACAACTCACTACTTCTGAATGATGTATTAAAACAGCAATTTCCAGAGTACTATGTGTCGAACGAGACTATAGTTACTCCCTCCAACAAAACCGAAAATCACTTTGAAGGCCCTAGTGTTTCTGGTGCAATCGAATCATCCACCGTTGATGCTGTGAATCATGAGAAGTTATCTGATAGTCAACAGAATTTGAGTGCTAATAATGAAATGAATTGTAACCCGCCTTGCGTTGAGTCAACTGTACAAATTTGTAGCTCGAGTACGCCTTGTAATATGGACGCTTCCACATCTTCGAAAGATGCAGCTCTCGTGAGTTTGCCGGGTCCCACACCAAAGATGGTCAACGAGGATGAAAAGATGCCTTCTTTGCTTGATTCAGAAGTGTTcgttcatgattcgggtaacccgTCTAGCTGGAGTACTGCTTCAAGTTTAGTTGTTGGGGGACCGACACTTTCAGTCAAACGTGAGGAATGGGTTGACTCTGGAATTGTATCGGCATCTTCTTTACCTTTACAGGTGACGGCAGATCACGTTGCTACTCCAACTTCTAACATTGATATCGACATTAATATAAATTCATCACAACCGACTACATGTGATGAGTTTACAACATGGCAAGGAGTGAGTGAAATGATTGAGTTTAGCACTTTAGCAGAGGAATCTGTTTCAGATCTGTTGGCTGAAGTTGACGCTATGGAGTCACAATACGGATTACCGTCACCTACTTCAAGAAGGAACAGTTTCGTTGACGATTTATTCGGTTCGTTTGACGAGTTCAGTCCCACCCCCGATCAGGGTACCAGAAGCGACGGCTTTAGCTCTAGTGGAGATGTACAACAACTACCTTGTAAATCTAATACAACAGATGAACATTTAGTTGGATCCAATGTCTTTGATTTCATGAAAATGTCCAATGGCTTGCAACAACAATCGTTTATCATCCCTGAAATACGTGGTCATGGTCACAGTCAAGGTCAGACCATTTGTATTCCTCAGACTACAAATACAGACAATACTGGTTTTAATTGGCCAGAAATGGCTCAGGGGATGATTGACATAAATAGTTCTGCTAAGGCTGAAGGTGACGAGGGGGAGTTTGAACTAAACGCTAACGATGTTCAAGTTAAAGTGAAGATGGGGAATGGGACCCACATCCAACCTATTGCATCTCATGTTTTATCAGGTGAACAACCGATGCAAGAACCAAAGACCACCTTTGGTGCTAAGTTAGTCAATAGAGTTGCTCAGATCAAAGGTACAGCCAACCACAAGAGAACTAAAGACACCGAATTTCTTCAGCCAGAACCGATTCAACCACATCCTCCTTCTTTGACTTTGGGTTTGGATCCGTTTGACCCGAGTGATTTGGAATCAGAAACAATGCAAGGTAAATTTAATCATACAGGAAGACATCGTCAAGGTAGGAGTAGTAATAGTCCGCGAGATAAAAGTAATCAACTTAATGAATCAGGCCACAGCAGGATAAGTAGGAGTTCATGGAACAGGCAGTCTTCGTTGGGTAATAATGGCAGCAAAGGGCAGCGTGTATGTAAACTTTACGAGAGTGGAAGGTGCAAGAAAGGATCATCATGCAAGAATCTGCACTCTTTAGCATGA